The Fusarium graminearum PH-1 chromosome 2, whole genome shotgun sequence genome includes a region encoding these proteins:
- a CDS encoding meiotic mRNA stability protein kinase SSN3 — MPPRPHIGLGFPAHAYQKRHVEPHDRSTGYQPKVRITDRYRIIGFISSGTYGRVYKAVGRNGKPVGEFAIKKFKPDKEGEQISYTGISQSAVREMSLCSELHHHNVIRLCEIMLEDKCIFMVFEYAEHDLLQIIHHHTQQPRHPIPPATIKSIMFQLLNGCQYLHTNWVLHRDLKPANIMVTSSGEVKIGDLGLARRFDKPLHSLFSGDKVVVTIWYRAPELILGSYHYTPAIDMWAVGCIFAELLSLRPIFKGEEAKMDSKKTVPFQRNQMQKIIEIMGVPTKDKWPLLPTMPEYNQLNTLANTMASSHHGHHGHHGHHPHHHGHYGSRNPPPPPPGGSNLEKWYFSTINHTSTPGGTPPLASLGQEGYKLLAGLLEYDPSKRLTAAQALQSPFFSTGDRVSANCFEGCKNEYPCRRVSQDDNDIRTSSLPGTKRSGLPDDSLMRPAKRLKE; from the coding sequence ATGCCTCCCCGCCCTCACATCGGTCTCGGTTTCCCAGCTCACGCTTACCAAAAACGTCATGTAGAACCTCACGACCGCTCTACTGGATATCAGCCCAAAGTCCGCATCACAGATCGGTACCGCATCATCGGCTTCATCAGTTCCGGTACCTATGGACGTGTTTACAAGGCTGTCGGTCGCAATGGAAAGCCCGTCGGCGAGTTCgccatcaagaagttcaagcCTGACAAGGAGGGCGAGCAGATCAGCTACACGGGCATTTCACAGAGTGCTGTCCGTGAGATGAGTCTGTGCAGCGAactccaccaccacaatGTCATCCGTCTTTGTGAGATTATGCTCGAGGACAAGTGTATCTTTATGGTCTTTGAGTATGCAGAGCATGATTTGCTTCAGATTATTCATCACCACACTCAACAACCTCGGCATCCGATCCCTCCAGCAACGATAAAGAGCATCATGTTTCAACTTCTCAACGGTTGCCAGTACCTCCACACGAATTGGGTTCTGCACCGTGATCTCAAGCCCGCCAACATTATGGTTACTTCATCAGGTGAAGTCAAGATTGGTGACTTGGGTCTCGCACGCCGTTTCGACAAACCCCTTCATTCACTATTCAGCGGAGACAAGGTGGTCGTGACAATATGGTACCGTGCGCCAGAACTCATCCTCGGCTCCTACCACTATACCCCGGCCATTGACATGTGGGCTGTTGGCTGCATCTTTGCTGAACTCCTATCTCTACGGCCGATATTTAAGGgagaagaggccaagatggacagcAAGAAGACAGTGCCCTTCCAGCGCAACCAGATGCAGAAGATAATAGAGATCATGGGTGTGCCCACGAAGGACAAATGGCCCCTTCTTCCGACCATGCCCGAATACAACcaactcaacaccctcgcCAACACGATGGcctcttctcatcacggCCACCACGGTCATCACGGTCAccatccccatcatcatggccactATGGCTCTCGCAACCCTCCCCCACCCCCACCGGGCGGTTCAAACCTTGAAAAGTGGTATTTCAGCACCATCAACCACACCAGCACCCCCGGAGGTACTCCGCCACTTGCTTCTCTCGGTCAGGAGGGCTACAAGCTGCTTGCAGGTCTTCTCGAGTACGACCCTTCCAAGCGTCTCACTGCCGCTCAAGCTCTCCAATCGCCGTTTTTCTCCACCGGTGATCGTGTCAGCGCGAATTGCTTCGAGGGTTGCAAAAACGAGTACCCTTGCCGACGCGTTAGTCAGGACGACAATGATATTAGGACTAGCAGTCTACCTGGAACGAAACGTAGTGGGTTGCCCGATGATTCACTCATGCGGCCGGCCAAGAGGTTGAAGGAGTAG
- a CDS encoding ADP-ribosylation factor 6 codes for MGGQFSKMMGKIFGSKEMRLLMLGLDAAGKTTILYKLKLGQDVTTIPTVGFNVETVTYKNVKFNVWDVGGQDKIRPLWRHYFSGTQGLIFVIDSSDKNRMEEARQELHRIINDREMKDSLLLVFANKQDLAEAMSPQEVTEALQLSKLKDKVWYVVPSCATTGEGLLEGLAWLSNNVKAPPTPAKK; via the exons ATGGGCGGTCAATTCTCAAAGATGATGGGCAAGATCTTCGGATCAAAGGAGATGCGCCTGCTCATGCTCGGTCTCGACGCCGCCGGAAAGACAACCATTCtctacaagctcaagctcggCCAGGACGTCACCACGATTCCTACCGTCGGCTTCAACGTCGAGACGGTCACGTACAAGAACGTCAAGTTCAACGTCTGGGATGTTGGTGGTCAGGACAAGATTCGACCTCTGTGGAGGCATTACTTTAGTG GAACGCAGGGTCTTATCTTCGTTATCGACTCATCCGACAAGAACAGAATGGAAGAGGCTAGACAAGAACTTCACCGCATCATCAACGATCGCGAGATGAAGGATAGTCTACTACTCGTGTTTGCCAACAAGCAAGATTTGGCAGAGG CCATGAGTCCCCAAGAAGTCACCGAGGCGCTTCAactctccaagctcaaggacaaggtctGGTACGTGGTGCCCAGTTGCGCTACCACAGGCGAGGGTCTGCTGGAAGGTCTGGCGTGGCTTAGCAACAACGTCAAGGCTCCTCCAACCCCGGCCAAGAAGTAG
- a CDS encoding mannose-6-phosphate isomerase yields the protein MQVPLFRLQCGVNSYAWGKKGDDSAAARFAAATPSDELKIESDTPYAELWMGTHPSNPSRDLNTGRTLLELCEDNQALLSQTISSHYGNKLPFLFKVLSIAKALSIQAHPNKKLAEQLHARDPKNYPDDNHKPEMAIAITPFEGLCGFRPLGEIAHFLDTVPALRALVGDEVAKEFAQVAKDDEEGVTDEKKKLLKKAFGALMSSLAEDIAEQMPKLAEQAEKEGADFAGGGVVATSGEKLAELVKRTHGEFGDDIGCFVLFFLNFVTLEPGEALFLVADDIHAYISGDIMECMAASDNVVRAGFTPKFKDVSTLVDMLTYNFAPIEEQKMTPTDYPYATLNRAGYSSGSAVVLYDPPIEEFSVVRSVLRGDGSKATFDPLEGPSVVICTGGRGKISVGPTSAEMKEGYVYFVGATAELVLESEGGEDDEFTTFKAFCEIDDSEKQKL from the exons ATGCAGGTTCCTCTGTTTCGTCTACAATGTGGTGTCAACTCGTACGCCTGGGGTAAGAAGGGTGACGATTCTGCCGCTGCACGATTCGCTGCTGCTACGCCGTCTGATGAGCTCAAGATCGAGTCTGATACCCCATATGCTGAG CTGTGGATGGGAACGCACCCCTCCAACCCCTCCCGAGACCTCAACACCGGCCGAACTCTCCTAGAACTTTGCGAGGACAACCAAGCGCTTCTCTCCCAGACCATCTCCTCCCACTACGGCAACAAGCtccccttcctcttcaaggTCCTCTCGATAGCAAAGGCGCTCTCTATCCAGGCCCatcccaacaagaagctcgccgagCAGCTGCACGCCCGCGACCCAAAGAACTACCCCGATGACAACCACAAGCCCGAGATGGCCATCGCCATCACACCCTTCGAGGGTCTCTGCGGATTCCGACCCCTAGGAGAGATCGCACATTTTCTCGACACCGTACCTGCGCTGCGAGCGCTCGTGGGCGATGAGGTTGCAAAGGAGTTTGCGCAGGTCgccaaggatgatgaggagggtgttacagacgagaagaagaagttgttgaagaaggctttTGGAGCGCTCATGTCTTCGTTGGCTGAGGATATCGCCGAGCAGATGCCCAAGCTAGCTGAGCAGGCAGAAAAGGAGGGAGCTGATTTCGCTGGCGGTGGTGTCGTTGCTACTTCTGgtgagaagcttgctgagctcGTCAAGCGAACGCACGGCGAGTTTGGCGACGACATTGGCTGCTTTgtgctcttcttcctcaactttGTCACGCTCGAGCCCGGCGAGGCTTTGTTCCTGGTCGCCGACGACATCCACGCCTATATTTCGGGCGACATCATGGAGTGCATGGCTGCATCGGACAATGTTGTCCGCGCCGGCTTCAcgcccaagttcaaggacgTGTCTACGCTGGTCGACATGCTGACCTACAACTTTGCGCCCATCGAGGAGCAAAAGATGACGCCCACAGACTACCCCTACGCAACACTCAACCGCGCGGGCTACAGCTCCGGCTCAGCAGTCGTTCTGTATGACCCCCCGATCGAGGAGTTCAGCGTCGTGCGCAGCGTTCTCCGCGGCGATGGTTCCAAGGCCACTTTTGATCCTCTCGAGGGACCTAGTGTAGTCATCTGCACTGGCGGCCGTGGAAAGATCTCGGTGGGACCTACGAGcgctgagatgaaggaggggTATGTGTACTTTGTGGGTGCGACGGCTGAGCTTGTGCTTGAGTCtgagggtggtgaggatgatgagtttaCGACGTTTAAGGCGTTTTGCGAGATTGATGACTcggagaagcagaagcttTAG